A single genomic interval of Hevea brasiliensis isolate MT/VB/25A 57/8 chromosome 4, ASM3005281v1, whole genome shotgun sequence harbors:
- the LOC110649790 gene encoding UPF0481 protein At3g47200 produces MEIANEYEFRRGICQLLKKNAHEDDDDGANAKDIENLVSLGLSMSITTTGSVCIFEIPDIPRGQNQKAYVPIAFSIGPRHHDSPKLSANDKLRTLYTRDLISKDRNPKATLTELSKTNLYSSSTEFCQKVQECYPQHFHLEFYIRPYLFFDGCFIIELLHKFQDQNRRDPDDPVFSYMLQFLYHDLILLQNQIPWFVLEDIFDRTSGINDKPLLWHVSALLKRIFPIAFVPAKGNLPSQQPKHILDLLRIWLVSPIEEETRQNIVVQRDDVLAYGGWKPIPPATFLRKAGVKLKRKSKADSILQVTFRNGYLEIPPLEFRQGTEAIFRNLICLEQCLSNCPHGITSYVALMGCLINSTMDFDLLCEAGIFDNWKNPEDVSNFFNKAIYPGAYVKDYYYLELSKQVNEYCHRGCPRLLAIFRNEFTPPWAIISLIVAGFLFIFTLLQTVCHNE; encoded by the coding sequence ATGGAAATTGCAAATGAATATGAGTTTCGACGTGGCATCTGTCAATTGCTTAAAAAAAATGCTCACgaggatgatgatgatggtgcgAACGCCAAGGATATTGAAAATCTTGTGAGCCTAGGTTTGTCAATGTCAATAACAACGACAGGATCAGTATGCATCTTCGAAATCCCTGACATTCCTCGTGGCCAAAACCAAAAAGCCTATGTTCCCATTGCATTCTCAATTGGGCCCCGGCATCACGACAGTCCAAAGCTAAGCGCCAATGATAAATTGAGAACACTGTATACGCGAGACCTCATTTCCAAAGACAGGAACCCCAAGGCTACATTGACGGAGTTGTCAAAAACTAATTTGTACTCCTCATCTACTGAGTTTTGCCAGAAGGTTCAGGAGTGTTATCCACAACATTTTCATCTAGAGTTTTATATTCGTCCGTATCTATTTTTCGATGGTTGCTTTATCATCGAATTGCTTCATAAGTTCCAGGATCAGAACCGTAGGGATCCGGATGATCCGGTTTTCTCTTATATGCTCCAGTTTCTATACCATGACTTGATATTGCTACAAAACCAAATACCCTGGTTTGTGCTTGAAGATATTTTTGATAGGACCAGTGGGATCAATGACAAGCCACTTCTTTGGCATGTTAGTGCACTTCTTAAACGAATTTTCCCAATTGCATTTGTACCAGCTAAGGGAAATCTACCCAGCCAACAACCCAAGCATATTCTTGACCTCTTGAGGATATGGCTGGTTTCCCCAATTGAAGAAGAAACAAGGCAAAATATAGTTGTGCAAAGAGATGATGTATTAGCATATGGGGGGTGGAAACCCATTCCTCCTGCAACATTTCTTCGGAAGGCCGGAGTCAAACTCAAAAGAAAATCAAAGGCTGACAGCATTTTGCAGGTAACATTTCGAAATGGCTATCTGGAAATCCCCCCTCTTGAATTTCGACAAGGTACAGAAGCTATCTTTCGGAACTTAATCTGCTTGGAGCAGTGTTTGAGCAACTGCCCCCATGGAATTACTTCTTATGTGGCACTTATGGGATGCCTCATCAACAGTACCATGGACTTCGATTTACTCTGTGAGGCTGGAATTTTTGATAACTGGAAGAATCCTGAGGATGTCTCCAATTTCTTCAATAAGGCAATCTACCCTGGTGCTTATGTCAAGGATTACTACTATCTTGAGCTTAGTAAGCAAGTGAATGAGTATTGCCACCGCGGGTGTCCTAGGTTGCTGGCAATTTTTCGCAATGAATTCACCCCTCCATGGGCGATCATCTCACTGATTGTTGCTGGCTTCCTCTTCATTTTTACCCTGCTGCAGACTGTTTGCCATAATGAATAA